From Candidatus Neomarinimicrobiota bacterium, the proteins below share one genomic window:
- the rfaE1 gene encoding D-glycero-beta-D-manno-heptose-7-phosphate kinase — MIDLIRHVDFKDAEKRFSKLRIGVIGDVMLDVYHEGKVSRISPEAPVPIVDIRSSVIKPGGAANVCRNIRSLGASCSIFGIMGQDQQGEELKGLFAEDHVNTDGLVTVNDRPTTTKTRVLSDGQQLLRMDHEEKTWIHEKVCQDLTRRFQEQADSLNAVILQDYNKGVLSPGLIKSVLPICKKFKIPVFIDPKFENYRLYHQVFLFKPNRKEAEDLLHIKINSPDDACLAAREIRRILKAENVLITLGEDGMVLLETSDTCLKIPTRARKIHDVTGAGDTVISTVALFSSAGYSLRVSTVMANLAAGKVCEEVGIIPITLDALKEMSHNFL; from the coding sequence TTGATTGACCTGATCAGACACGTGGATTTTAAAGATGCTGAGAAGCGTTTCAGCAAGCTCCGTATCGGTGTGATTGGGGATGTGATGCTGGATGTGTATCATGAAGGTAAAGTCTCACGGATTTCCCCCGAAGCGCCGGTGCCCATCGTGGATATCCGGTCATCTGTCATAAAACCAGGCGGTGCTGCCAATGTTTGCCGGAATATCCGGTCCCTGGGAGCGTCCTGTTCTATTTTCGGCATTATGGGACAAGATCAGCAGGGAGAAGAACTGAAGGGGCTCTTTGCTGAAGATCATGTCAATACCGACGGATTGGTAACCGTAAATGACCGGCCCACAACCACCAAGACACGTGTCCTGAGTGATGGACAACAGTTGCTTCGGATGGATCATGAAGAAAAAACATGGATTCACGAGAAGGTATGCCAAGATTTAACCCGCAGGTTTCAGGAGCAGGCGGATTCTCTGAATGCCGTGATTCTTCAGGATTATAACAAGGGTGTGTTATCCCCCGGACTGATTAAAAGTGTGTTGCCCATCTGTAAGAAATTCAAAATTCCGGTATTTATCGATCCCAAATTTGAAAACTACCGGCTCTATCATCAGGTTTTCTTGTTTAAACCCAATCGGAAAGAAGCAGAGGATCTGCTCCACATCAAAATTAATTCACCGGATGATGCCTGTCTTGCAGCACGGGAAATTCGCAGAATATTAAAAGCTGAGAATGTTCTAATCACGCTGGGCGAAGATGGGATGGTTCTGTTGGAAACATCGGACACCTGTTTGAAAATCCCTACCCGGGCTCGGAAAATTCATGATGTGACCGGTGCCGGAGATACGGTTATTTCTACAGTTGCCCTTTTTTCCTCGGCCGGGTATTCTCTTAGGGTCAGCACCGTGATGGCAAATCTTGCCGCCGGCAAAGTGTGTGAAGAAGTGGGTATTATTCCCATTACACTTGATGCCCTGAAAGAAATGAGCCATAATTTTCTTTAA